In Candidatus Aegiribacteria sp., a single window of DNA contains:
- a CDS encoding T9SS type A sorting domain-containing protein: protein MKNARMLHGAMTIAVLMILSGIAWSIDISDGYYYPTESRGHNPQAITASNFGPQIYYYSGTYNRTYYLWMQRGGTGYSIENMVLYYDHDTEDLSESYGVGPGTPGATDCHAHGALVVADDGHIIVVHERLRNTSGSGHNGNYQIKRSVNPEDPSDGFTLVHETASGNCYPKIWKTANGDLFVSSRYGSDYYYDHYRIMFYKSTDNGLTWNAGNIVVNFGTARNYWAYHARITQSDTNGIHLAVNRCDRDPGYGYPDCYYLNSLDGENWTNIDGSFTKNIITDGPLSCDEMDSHCLVQHLPGNNEITSLGSGCFSPSGNLYFINGESWRNNPDPADWYLRYWENDEWKKIVIPNNDKSMSIYGIHSLSDEEFDIYIEYCGTPMHEIQRWKTTDRGLTWTVVEEITSGSAYDHRYPVLTSNLDDSPYLSLTSSYLNASSCADIFIMSREKPTTSIEEQSTSGMHTDMILNQNSPNPVNLHTTISYALPETGSVSLAVYDISGKLVETLVDGETQQEGTHSILWDTDEMQSGIYFYRITAGNTTETRMCTVLR from the coding sequence ATGAAAAATGCGAGAATGTTACACGGTGCGATGACAATAGCAGTATTGATGATTCTCTCAGGTATTGCCTGGAGTATCGATATTTCGGACGGTTATTATTATCCAACTGAATCCAGAGGACATAATCCACAGGCGATAACAGCCAGCAACTTCGGTCCTCAAATCTACTACTATTCCGGAACTTACAACAGAACATATTACCTGTGGATGCAGCGGGGGGGAACGGGATACTCCATCGAAAATATGGTTCTGTACTACGATCATGATACCGAAGACCTTTCCGAGTCGTACGGTGTGGGTCCCGGAACACCCGGAGCAACCGATTGTCATGCGCACGGGGCTCTTGTAGTTGCCGATGACGGCCACATAATTGTGGTTCATGAAAGGCTGCGGAACACCAGCGGCAGTGGTCATAATGGTAATTATCAGATAAAGCGTTCAGTAAACCCTGAGGATCCTTCAGACGGTTTCACACTGGTGCATGAAACTGCATCAGGTAACTGCTATCCAAAAATCTGGAAAACAGCAAATGGAGATCTTTTTGTGTCATCAAGGTATGGAAGCGATTATTACTACGATCATTACCGGATAATGTTCTACAAATCCACAGATAACGGCTTGACATGGAATGCCGGAAATATCGTTGTAAACTTCGGAACCGCACGGAATTACTGGGCATATCATGCAAGGATAACACAGAGCGACACTAATGGAATCCATCTTGCAGTAAATCGCTGCGATCGTGATCCCGGTTACGGTTACCCGGACTGCTATTACCTGAACAGTCTGGATGGCGAGAACTGGACAAACATAGACGGTTCCTTCACAAAGAATATCATCACAGATGGACCTCTCTCCTGTGATGAGATGGACAGCCATTGCCTTGTACAACACCTTCCTGGAAACAACGAAATAACCTCTCTCGGTTCGGGGTGTTTTTCACCATCAGGCAACCTGTACTTCATCAATGGTGAATCATGGCGTAACAACCCTGATCCAGCCGACTGGTATCTGCGCTACTGGGAAAATGATGAGTGGAAGAAAATAGTAATACCTAATAACGATAAGTCCATGAGTATATACGGAATACATTCTCTTTCGGATGAAGAATTCGATATATACATAGAGTACTGCGGAACACCCATGCATGAAATTCAGAGATGGAAAACAACGGACAGAGGTCTCACCTGGACTGTTGTTGAGGAAATAACCAGTGGAAGCGCTTACGATCACAGATATCCGGTACTTACATCAAATCTTGACGATTCACCGTATCTTTCGCTGACCTCAAGTTATCTTAATGCAAGCAGTTGTGCCGATATCTTCATAATGTCACGGGAGAAACCAACCACTTCCATAGAGGAACAGTCAACATCAGGAATGCATACAGACATGATACTCAATCAGAACAGCCCTAATCCTGTAAATCTTCATACAACTATTTCATATGCTTTACCGGAAACAGGTTCGGTTTCATTAGCTGTTTATGACATCAGCGGAAAACTTGTGGAAACCCTCGTTGACGGAGAAACACAGCAGGAAGGGACTCATTCTATTCTGTGGGATACAGATGAAATGCAATCGGGTATTTACTTCTATCGAATTACTGCTGGAAATACCACTGAAACAAGAATGTGTACCGTACTGAGATAA